The DNA sequence AAGATTAAATAAAATTCAAGGATTTGATATTAATGATCCAGCTAATGCAAGACAAAATAGTTATGCTTGGTCAATGGTGGAATTAGGAGATTATATTTATGTGGGAACTTGCAGGAATATGTTGATTTCTGCTGCTACTAGTTTTAGTGGTCAATTAAATCAAAATCCTATCATTACAACTGGAATCGATAATAACGCTGAAATTTGGAGATATAAAAAGGATGGAAGCTGTCCATGGCAACGAGTCTTTAAGACTAATTCTTCCGATAATAGTTATGGATTTCGAGCGATGATTACACATCAATCGGAGTATTCTTGTGCCATTTATGCCGCAACCATTGGTGAACAGGTGTATGTCTTTAAAAGTGAGGATGGAGTACACTGGAAAAAATTATACACCCCTGAATTGGTTGGGACAAGCTCGAGAGCTTTTGCCTCTTTGAATGGTAGATTGTATATCGCCACATTGGATGAAGCCATAGGTGGAGGAATGCCATATTTATATTCAAGCCAAGATCCTGAATTTGAACCTTTTGAGTTAGTGATTAACCCTAATAGTCGTTCTTTTATTCCAAGCCAAAATCCAGTTGGTGGAGTTGATAGCTTACAAGTTTTTAATCATAAACTGTATGTAGGGATTGAGACTGAAAGTGGAGCTGAAATCTGGCGTTCGAATGATAGCTATCCAACCATGAATGATTGGACACTAGTTGCTGATAAAGGATTTGGAGATGCAATGAATCGAAATGTGATGTCTACTGGAGTCTTTAAAAATCATCTGTATATTGCGGTCACTAAAGAGTTACCACTAGCTTTATTTGCTCCAATGGGCTTTGATTTAATTCGGGTCGATAAAAATGATAACTGGGAAGTTGTTGTAGGAGGGAATCCATTAATGCCATCCTCTCCTTCGACTGGAAAAAGAAATAAAAGCATTTCGGGATTTAATTCAGGATTTAATAACATCTTTAATGTCTATGGGTGGCAAATTAAAGAATATGAGAATCATTTAATTCTTACCACCTATGATGCTTCAACGAATGTACGCCTCCTATATGAGGTGTTTCGTCAAAATAAAGAGCAATATATAGAAAATATGGGAATAGAGAATTATACAAAGATTGTTAGAGCATACTCGAAAATTTTATGCTTATTGAATAAATATAACTATCCTAAAGGATTTGATCTCTATACATCCACCGATGGTTGTCATTTTACACCAAGAGTCTTAGATGGTTTACATGATCCATATAGTTATGGCGGAAGGACTTTACTTGTGAGTCGTGAAGATGAGTTGTATCTTGGAACAGCAAATCCTTATTATGGATGTGATGTTTGGAAAGCACGTTATTTCAACTCAAATTGCTGTCATTCAAATGGTAACTTAAATGCATACTTTAATAGTTTGAATCAAATGAATGGTGAATTGCAAAAAGTTTATCCGGGGTTAATAGAAGGACTTGAGAACATGTTTACATTACGAGCTCAGGCAATGAATCAACAAAGTGACAGTTAGAAGCAATCAATACAGCAAATTTAACTCTAATTAAAAAAGAATATTAGAACGTATATGAAATATAACCTATAGAATAGACACTATCAAACAATGGCTATTCTATAGGTTTTTTGTATAAGACGAATTGTTAATACAAATACGATACTTTCTGATGAAATAGCTCGCTTCCCTACTAGAGGAGGATACCGCTTCGTGGGTAGATGACCCATGCAGTTTTCTTCCCTAAACATTTTCGTGGTTGATGAATAATGAGACAGAATGTCTGATTAATCTCTTCATTATTAACTTGTGCTAAGTTTGTCTTCTTCTGCGAGAATTGTCCAAGAAGACCATTGGTATTTTCATTTGTAGTTTGTTGTGCTTCTTTAGTTAATGGACGTGATTGACCATGAACTCCAAAATCAGGTTTAGCATGTCGTATCCAATACATCGTCTTTATTAGATTATCCGCTTTTTTTAGTAATTTTATATGAAATATAGGTAGTGATCAATAGAGAGATGCTTCAACATAATAGAGATTTTTGAAATTCATAAAAAAGTGGTTTCTAGGAAAAAATCTTTTTCATTGGCCAAAAAGGAGGTCTGAAATGAATGAGATGAAGCGATCGCTAATATGAGTGAGTTGATTTTGTAAGAGAACGGGATCATCGGTGACGATTCCATCGACCTGCATGGAAATCATGGATTGCATGGTTGATTCTTTATTGACAGTCCAAGCATAGATTTGCTTTCCAGAGCGATGAATCTGATCAATTAAAGCATATGAAATAAATGAGGCTTCGATGGAATAATAGTCTACATCTTCAAGATCTTGATAATCGCCGTAAGCTAACGCAGTGATGTAGACGGTTTGAATTTTTGGATTGATCATTTTGACGGCTTGTAAAACGCGATAATCCATCGCACCGATGAGACATTCTTTTTCCATGTTATATGTTTTAATGAGTTCAATGACTTTCCGTGCAACATCAACGGGATGATCTTTTGCTTTAATTTCAATCATCAACGTAATCTGACCTTTACTACGTTGTAGGACTTCTTCAAGCGTTGGAACTGGTTCGCCGTCAAATTCTGAAGAGAACCAGTTTCCTGCTTCAAGTGTTTGAATGTCCGAATAAGTGGCTTCACTGACTTTTCGATTAAAGCCAGTTGTTCGTTTGAGATTAGCATCATGCATTAAGATAATTTCACCATCTTTTGTTTGTTGAACATCAATTTCTGCCATATGCGCGCCACTTAATATGGCGTAGTCTAAGGCGGCTAATGTATTTTCAGGTGCATGAGTGGCTGACGCTCGATGAGCAATGATTTGCATTTCATCAGATAAGTGTTGGTTAACATTGTAAAGATTATCTGGACTAATGAGCTCCCCAACTAACAGGCTTAAAATAAGAGTCGTACTTACTAATAGAATTGGATGTTGGCGCTTTGAAGCATAGCCTGAAAAGAGGTGAGGGATAAAACTATGAGGCGATTGAACATATAATGTCGTTATAAAAGCACAAGTTCCAATTAGGAATAGACTTGGAGCGATGATGGTTAACATGTTTTTAATCATTAAGGAAGCGTTAAAAAAGACCATCATGGCTTGCGATGATGGAAGTATTACTTTAATGACAAGTGCACAACTGAAAATAAAAAATCCATAAAGGGTCATAAAGGCAATCGCGACTAATAATGACCAGCTTATTAGTAAGGGGATAAGCTGACGAACGTTTTTTTGGGTCAGTTGAAAGCTTTCCTGACAAGCGGATAAAACAGATGTTTTTTTATAAATAAAAACCGGACAAGTAAAAATAAAGCGAAGGCATAATAATTCAATGAGGACGATAAAAGCGAAATACATTGGATGTAAGGGAGCCCTTTGATAAATAAAGTCAAATAAAAACTCAGTCATCGAGGCTCCATCTAAAAAGACAAATTTAAAAACAAAGGCGGATACTGGGATGAAAAAAATTAAAGGAAATAGCAATATAATATTCTTTGGATAAAGGATCGTACAGGATTGTTTAATACTTTGCTCAATTAATCTAAAAATAGAAGGTCTCTGTTGATAAATGGCAGATTGAATGAGAATGAAAATGGCCTGAATTTCAAAAAAGAAATAATAGCCTAAACAAAGAATCATTGAAAAACCTAGAATAAGGGTAGAGGGGGAAAAGATAAAGTGATAGATGACGCTAGGACTTAAATAAGTTAAATCGGCTTGTTGCATCATTGAGGTTA is a window from the Turicibacter bilis genome containing:
- a CDS encoding glycerophosphodiester phosphodiesterase family protein is translated as MLHLIKQTLYYMKWNWLTLLLFELIHKFFALVVIIPTFFSILTSMMQQADLTYLSPSVIYHFIFSPSTLILGFSMILCLGYYFFFEIQAIFILIQSAIYQQRPSIFRLIEQSIKQSCTILYPKNIILLFPLIFFIPVSAFVFKFVFLDGASMTEFLFDFIYQRAPLHPMYFAFIVLIELLCLRFIFTCPVFIYKKTSVLSACQESFQLTQKNVRQLIPLLISWSLLVAIAFMTLYGFFIFSCALVIKVILPSSQAMMVFFNASLMIKNMLTIIAPSLFLIGTCAFITTLYVQSPHSFIPHLFSGYASKRQHPILLVSTTLILSLLVGELISPDNLYNVNQHLSDEMQIIAHRASATHAPENTLAALDYAILSGAHMAEIDVQQTKDGEIILMHDANLKRTTGFNRKVSEATYSDIQTLEAGNWFSSEFDGEPVPTLEEVLQRSKGQITLMIEIKAKDHPVDVARKVIELIKTYNMEKECLIGAMDYRVLQAVKMINPKIQTVYITALAYGDYQDLEDVDYYSIEASFISYALIDQIHRSGKQIYAWTVNKESTMQSMISMQVDGIVTDDPVLLQNQLTHISDRFISFISDLLFGQ